One region of Myxocyprinus asiaticus isolate MX2 ecotype Aquarium Trade chromosome 38, UBuf_Myxa_2, whole genome shotgun sequence genomic DNA includes:
- the LOC127429301 gene encoding 26S proteasome non-ATPase regulatory subunit 5-like produces MAAPIESLLNEVCGSEEPIEELKNLRTAVLATPVSGLREVVSGARLEIIFGLLNTDDKEQIEVCVEILNHVLQALEPIQLAQNYKAALQSGLNHPDDSVKVLTLSQIGRVVGHNDGVTPILNSAEILRDVIHCISVERIAVAKEAISALSKLSKTKAGLDALFRSDLLNKLKDVMTTSDSIRYRVYELIVEVSTASPVSLDYCANSSLISQLLEELTGDDVLVRATAIEMVTNLAQSQHGRQYLSQQGIMDKISNMIIAAESDPFSNLYLPGLVKFFGSLAIMDSPQQVCEKYPVFLEVVFNMVMNLDPTLTPVALDTLGVLGGTVEGKQVLHKTGEKFTSVLKRINTVASEGANELRVRCLDALAQLLTLPVEQQTDDLLLLTELWFKCLSSQPMVMIRNISMQPFSELHCSALRIFAAIACQPWGQQLMMDTPGFVEWVMDRSVGTGKEAKDCKYELVGALLSTSSIQEIFGSENYLKLKTYLREGPYYVNAVSSVTTEGAD; encoded by the exons ATGGCGGCGCCTATAGAAAGTCTGTTGAATGAAGTCTGTGGATCAGAGGAGCCGATCGAGGAGCTGAAGAATCTCCGGACCGCCGTCTTAGCGACGCCCGTGAGCGGCTTGAGGGAGGTGGTGTCTGGGGCCCGACTGGAGATCATATTCGGGCTTTTGAACACGGATGACAA AGAGCAGATTGAAGTGTGTGTGGAAATCCTGAATCATGTTCTGCAGGCGTTAGAACCCATCCAGCTGGCTCAGAACTACAAGGCAGCACTCCAGAGTGGACTGAACCATCCTGATGACTCTGTCAAAGTGCTCACACTCTCACAG ATCGGGCGTGTGGTTGGTCATAATGATGGAGTGACTCCAATTCTGAACAGTGCGGAAATCTTGCGTGATGTGATTCATTGCATCAGCGTTGAACGTATCGCTGTGGCCAAAGAG GCGATATCTGCCCTGAGTAAACTCAGTAAAACAAAGGCAGGGCTTGATGCTCTGTTCCGCTCTGATTTGCTGAACAAACTCAAGGATGTGATGaccaccagtgacagcattagaTACAGAGTGTATGAG TTGATTGTAGAGGTGTCTACTGCGTCTCCGGTTTCTCTGGATTACTGCGCCAACAGCAGTTTAATCTCACAGTTGCTTGAAGAACTGACTGGAGATGATGTGTTGGTCAG AGCGACCGCCATTGAGATGGTCACCAATCTGGCTCAGAGTCAACATGGCCGTCAATATCTGTCACAGCAAGGGATCATGGATAAAATCTCAAACATGATAATCGCTGCAGAATCTGATCCCTTCTCAAACCTTTACCTGCCAG GACTGGTGAAGTTCTTCGGGAGTCTTGCGATCATGGACAGCCCTCAGCAGGTGTGCGAGAAGTACCCAGTATTTCTTGAGGTGGTCTTCAACATGGTAATGAACCTTGACCCCACATTGACCCCTGTCGCCCTGGATACGCTCGGTGTACTGGGGGGGACTGTGGAGGGTAAACAGGTTCTGCATAAAACAG GTGAAAAGTTTACTTCTGTGTTAAAGAGAATCAATACAGTCGCCTCTGAGGGAGCCAATGAACTCCGAGTCAGATGTTTGGACGCACTAGCTCAACTTCTCACATTACCT GTGGAACAGCAGACAGATGACCTCTTACTGTTGACGGAGTTGTGGTTTAAATGTCTGAGCTCTCAGCCAATGGTGATGATCCGAAATATAAGCATGCAACCGTTCTCTGAGCTCCACTGCAGTGCACTAAGGATCTTTGCt GCAATTGCTTGTCAACCGTGGGGGCAGCAGCTGATGATGGACACACCTGGATTTGTGGAGTGGGTGATGGATCGGTCAGTGGGGACTGGTAAAGAAGCCAAGGATTGTAAATATGAGCTGGTGGGGGCGCTGTTGAGCACCTCCAGCATTCAGGAGATCTTTGGATCAGAAAATTACTTAAAGCTGAAGACCTACCTGAGAGAGGGACCTTATTACGTCAATGCTGTGTCTTCAGTCACCACAGAGGGAGCCGACTGA